CGCTTCATGATCGCCGGGAAATCCTTTCTGCTGCCCATCATCATCGCGGTGATCTCTGTCTATGTGCTCACTGCCGCGACCGAGGCGTTGCGCGGCCTTGCCCTGACCCGCCGTTTCCCGGAATGGTCGCTGCGCGCCATCGTGCTGGCCGGTTTTCTGGTCGTGGCGCTATGGCTTGGCGGGATCATGGTGTCGACGGCGGGCGAGGTCAGCGACAGGATGCCGGAATATCAGGCCAATATCAGCGGGCTCTACGATCAGATCACCGACATGCTCGGCTTCACGGCCAGCCCCGACCTGCGGGAGGTCTTCGACAATCTGCGCGCGTCGATCCCGCTGGAAGAGCTGGCCGGGGTGATTCTCGGCTCGATCAGCTCGGCGGCGGGGCTTTTGTTCATGGTCGTGGTCTATGCGATCTTCCTGATGAGCGAACGGCGCGGCTTTGCCCACAAGGTCGCCGTCGCTCTGCCCGGCGGGCGGGCCGAACGCGCCGGGCAGATCATCGCCCAGATCAACGGTGCGATCAGCGACTATATCGCCGTCAAGACGCTGGTGAATGCGATGCTCGGGCTGATCTCGTTCTGCGCGATGTGGGCAATCGGTGTCGATTTTGCCCTGTTCTGGGCGATCCTGATCGCGCTCCTCAATTATATCCCCTATGTCGGCTCGATGCTGGGGGTGGTGTTTCCGGTTGTGCTCTCGATGGCGCAGTTCGGATCGGTTCAGACCACGCTTCTGATCGCTGCGCTGCTGACCGGGGCGCAGATGTGGGTCGGCAATGTGCTTGAGCCGCGCATGGTCGGGCAGAGGGTGAACCTGTCGCCCTTCGTGGTGTTGGTCGCGCTGGCGCTGTGGTCCTCGGTCTGGGGCATTGCCGGAGCGATCCTGGCGATTCCCCTGACCTCGATCATCGCCATCATCATGCGCAGCTTCGACTCGACCCGCCCCTTCGCGGTGCTGATTGCCCATGACGTCACACCGTTCGAGACCGCACCAGACCCGCGCCGCATCTGACCCGCCATCCGGGCAGAGATGCTTGCCGGGCGCCCGCAACTCTGCCAGCCTGCGGTGATGACAAAAAAAATCTGCGGGGGAGTGCGCGATGAGATGCTGGCTTCCGATGATGGCCGCCGGCGTGGCCGCGCTGATCGGCGGGCTGCTCGCCATGCACCGTCAGGCGCGCGGCAGCTGAGTCAGAGGGCGCCATGACCCCGTTCCGCGACCTCAGCGAGGGTCTTCGAGCGGCCTTCTCCAGCCCGCGCGTGCGGGTGCTTCTGGCGCTGACCGCGATCCTGATCGGCGGCGCGGCGGTGTTCTATCATCTTGTCGAAGGTTGGGGCTGGATCGACGCGATCTATTTCTCGGTCATCACCATCTCGACCGTCGGCTATGGAGATTTCGCGCCGCAGACCGCGCTCGGAAAGATCTTCACCAGCGTCTACGTGCTGTTTGGGCTGGGTCTGTTCGTTGCCGCCGCAACGGCCATCGGTGACAGCATCATTGCGCGCGCCAACCGCGACAATGATGAGACGCCATGAGCCTCGGCTTTCCGGGGCCCATGAAGCGCAGGTTGCGTATGTCGTCGCGGCCGCCATGCTGCAGACGATGGCTGGCCGGTCCGGTCAGCAGGCCCCCGGCGCAGCAATAGACGCGGCCCGCTCACCCTGACAGGACGCGGCGCAGCCGGGCCGCGGCCCAGGCCCCTTTCAGCGCATTGTCCCAGAGATTGCGGATCACCTCTTCATGCAGCCGCACCGCTTCCTCGGCGGCGCTCAGCTGTGCCACGCCAATCCTGATATTGGCGAAGGTCCCCAGCCGGAACGGGCTTTGCACGAGGACCCGCGTCCGACCGTAGCGCATCAATTGAAAGCTTCCGACCGGCATTGAATCCTCGATAACCCCCACGCTGATCCCCGAAGCAGGGGCCTCGATCATGGCGAGAATGCTTTCCACCTCGTCTCGCGCCACCTTTCGCCGCGTCTCGCGCGCGCCATGACCCAGATCGGCGCGGCCGGCAAAGCCGTAATGCAGGAATTGTTCGATCTCGGCGACCGAGACGATGCTACGCACCGCCATGCGCCGTCTCCGCCAGACCTCCTTGCGGCGAGCGAGAAGCTCCATGATCGTGCCGATTTCCTGCACGGAGCGGGTGCGGGACGGCGCTTCGGCAGGAATGCTTTCGGCCATCACGCGCGGCAGCAGCCTGTCGAAACCATCCGTGGTCAGCAGGTAGGAGACCGGGCCGAACAGCACGGTGATTTCATCGGCCTGTTCTTCAAGCTGCTGCATCCGCGAGAAAAAGGTGACCGGGGACGATGTGTATTCCGACCCCGCCCCCAAAAGCGTCGCCATCGAGACACCCAGCACCTCGGCGATCCGCGCCAGCTTGTCGACCCGGATCGGCTGGCCGGATTCATAGCGATACATCGCCGCGCGGGACACGCCGATCCGGTCTGCCAGTGTCTCGGGCGAGAGCCCAGTCCCAAGCCGATAGGCCCGCAGCCGCTCACCCAGGGCGGCGATCCGGTCGCGATCCGTCTGCATGGCTCCGACACCCTTCCTGCACGCAATTGTCGCAAAACATATCTATCAGAATGGCCGATTTGTCTCAATTATGAGATTCGCGTTGACTGAACCGGGCTGTCCGGGGAACGTCGAATCAGACAAGAGGAGGACTCCGCCATGCCATTGGCCATCCAGCGCCGCGCCGCCGTCGCGCTTATCACCACCGCACTTTGCCTGCCCGCCCTGCCGACACTCGCGCAGGAATATGTCGCCAAGATCGGCCATCTGGAATCGCCCGAGCAAAGCCGCCACGTGATGTTGGAAAAGGTCGCTGAACTGGTGAAGGAACGCACCGGCGGCGAGGTGGAGTTCCAGATCTTTCCGCAGTCGCAGCTTGGCGATCAGCGCACCATGACCGAAGGCGTGCAGCTTGGCTCGCTCGAAGCGACGGTGGCACCCGCGGCTTTCCTCGGCGGGTTCAATCCGGTCGTGTCGATCCTCGACATTCCCTATCTGCTGCCGACCGATCCCGAGGAGGCCGAGGCGCTGCGCGAAGGCCCGTTCGGGCAGGCACTTCTGGACAGCTTCGATTCGCGCGGCGTGGTCGCCGTCGCCCAATGGCCGAACGGGCGCAAGCAGATGACGTCGAACAAACCTCTGGAATCGGTCGAGGACTTCACCGGCCAGAAATTCCGGGTCATGGACAGCCGTGTGCTGATCTCGCAATTCGACGCGCTCGGCGCCTCGGCCATCGCGCTGCCCTTTGGCGAATTGTACACCGCGCTCCAGACCGGCGTGGTCGATGGCGAGGAAAATCCGCTCGACACCATCCAGCGGATGAAATTCGACGAGGTTCAGTCGCATCTGGTGATCACCGATCACGGCGCAATGGAGGATTTCGTGCTGTTCAGTCCGATGTTCTGGGAAAGCCTGCCCGAGGAACACCGCCAGACCATCACCGACACGTTCCGCGAAGTCGTGCCCGAGCTTGTCGAGCACAAGGAAGCTGCCGTCGACGCGGCTCTGGAAGATATCCGCAGCCGTGGCAATGTCGCCATCCGCGAGGCGGACGAGGCCGAGCGCCAGGCGTTGCGCGACGCGACCTATGACGCCGCGGTCGAGGCCTATCTGGGCCTCGCCGGCGATGAGGGTCAGGCCGTGATCGACATCTACGAAGCCGAAACCGGCGAATAACCCGCCCCGTCCGGCCGGGCCGTGTCGCGGCCCGGCGACACCACCTGACCATCCACCGGAACGCTGCCATGCAATATCTCCGCCGGATCGAAAGATTCGTCATCGTCTCCCTGTTTCTGGGGATGGTGACGCTGTTCTTCGCCAATGTCGTGATCCGCGAGCTTTTCCCCGCCTATGCCAGCCAAATGGCCTGGAGCGAAGAGGCCGTGCGCCGTGCCAATACGGTGATGGTGTTCCTTTCGCTCGGGCTGACGCTGGAGGCCGGGCGGCATATCGCGGTGGACACGTTCCGCGACCGCCTGCCCCGCATGCTGCGGCTGCCGCTGCTGAAGCTGATCGACCTGACCGGGCTGATCTTTTCGCTTTACATGGCGTGGCTGGCCTGGGGTCTGGCGCGGTTTGTCCTGGGCACCGGGCAGCGTAGCCCGACATTGGGGATCGAGATCGGCTGGCTGTATCTGGCGCCGATGATCGGGTTCCTGCTTCTGGCCTTGCGTTATCTGCTGTCGCTCAGCGGGCGTATCGACCGATTTACCCCGCAAGGCGACGCAGCCGCCCATGACGCTGCCAATCTCGGAGACGCCTGATGCTGATCGCCATCGCCGCCGTCGCCGTTCTGCTGCTGATCGCCGGGTTCGAGATGTTTCTCGTGCTTGGCCTGCCGACCCTGCTGGTCAAGGAAGGCTATTTCGCCCGCCTCCCTGACCCTGCGGTCGTACAGAAAATCTTTGGCGGGATCGACCACACCACGCTTTTGGCAATCCCGTTCTTCGTTCTGGCGGCAAATCTCATGGCGTCGGGACGGATCGCGAAGGATCTGACAGGGTTGATGCAGGCGCTTCTCGGCCATACGCGGGGCGGGATGGGTCATGTCACCGTCGGCGGCTCGATGGCGTTTGGCGCGGTCTCGGGTTCGGCTCCGGCGACGGTCGCAGCGCTTGGCGGGCTGGTCTATCCGGAGATGCGGCGCACCGGGTTTTCCGAACGATTCAGCGTCGGCCTTCTGGCCTCGAGCGCCGAGACCGCGCTGCTGATCCCGCCCTCGATCACCTTCATCGTGTATGGCTGGATGACCGGCACCTCGATCGCCCAGCTTTTCGCTGCGGGGCTGGCTGTGGGGCTGGTGCTGGGACTGGCCTTTGCCATCATGGTCGAGATCGAGGCCCGTCGCAGTGGCGTCCGACCGGCCGAGCGCACCAGTGCCGCGCAGCGACTGGCGGCACTGAAAGCCGCGATCTGGGCCATCGGTATGCCTGTCATCATCCTCGGCGGCATCTATAGCGGCATGACCACCCCGACCGAGGCCGCCGTGGTCAGTGTCGTCTACGCCATCGTGGTCGAAATGCTGATCTATCGCGATATCGGCCCGCGCAAGCTGGTCAGCATCACCGAACAGGCCGCGATCGGCACCACGGTGATCTTCATACTTCTGGCGATGGGGGGGCTGATCTCCTATTTCGTGACCATGGCGCAGGTGCCTGCGCAGATCACCGCCGCCCTCGCCGCGATGGAGGCGGGCCCGGTCACCTTCCTCATCATCGTCAATATCCTGTTCCTGATCGCGGGGATGTTCATCGACCCGAACTCGGCAATGCTGATCCTGATCCCGCCCCTGTTTCCGGTGGCGCAGTCGCTTGGCATCGACCCCGTGCATTTCGGGATGATCGTGACGCTGAATATCAGTCTCGGCATGATCACCCCGCCCTTCGGGCTGGATATCTTTGTGACCGCCAGCACGCTGAAGCTGCCCGTTCTGTCGGTCATGCGCGGCGTGCTGCCCTTCATCGCTGTAAACGTCATCGTGCTGCTGATCGTGACCTATGTGCCGTCGATCTCGCTTTTCGTTCCGCGCCTGATTTTCGGAGGCTGACCCGCATGACCCGCGCCGATTTCCCGATCCGCCAGACCGAGCTGCGCGTGCAAAGCAATGACCCGGTCAATGACGAATATCGCCTTCTGATCCTGCGCGCCCCTGCGGATCTGATGCGGATGTGCCGACCGGGACAGTTCTTCCACCTGCTCTGCCCGGTAACCGCGGGTGCCGCGCCCTTCCTGCGCCGCCCGATGAGCATCTATGCCGCGCTACAAGATGCCGGAGAGTTGCAGTTTCTCTACAAGGTCACGGGGCTGGGGACGGGCACGCTCGCCACGCTGCGCGAGGGCGACGGGCTGAATGTGCTCGGCCCGCTCGGCAACGGGTTCTGGCTTGAGGATGGCTGGCGGCACCTGCTGCTTGTGGCGCGGGGGGTCGGGCTTGCCACGCTCGCGCCGCTGGCCCATCTCGCGCGCGACACCGGGCGCGGCATCACCGCGATCTGCAGTGCGCGCCGCGCCGATGTGCTGATGTCGGTCGATATGTTCCGCGGGTTCGGTGCGACGGTGATCCCGGTGACCGACGAGGATGGAAGCTCTGCGCCCGAGGCGATCCGCCCCGTGATCGACGAGCTGGTCGCAGCCGGGCGCGTCGATGCGATGTTCACCTGCGGTTCGAACCGGCTCTTGCGCCTGTGTCAGCAGGCCGGCGCCGCCCATGGGATTCCCGGCCAGATTGCACTGGAGCAGCAGATGGCCTGCGGTTTGGGCATGTGCCAATGCTGCGTGCGCTCGTTCCGCAAGCCCCAGGGCATCCGCCATTTGCGGGTCTGCGCCGAGGGCCCGGTTTTCGACATGACCGAAGCGATGGAGGCGTAATGGCGGATCTGACGACGCAACTCGGGACGCTGCGGCTGCGCAACCCGATCATGCCCGCCTCGGGGACCTTCACCGATGAGCTCAGCCAGGTCTTCGATCTCGGACTGATCGGCGCCCATGTCACCAAGACGATCACCGCCGAGACGCGCGGCGGCAATCCGACGCCCCGTGTGTGTGAGGTCGCGGGCGGAATGCTGAACTCGATCGGCATTCCCTCGAAGGGAGTCGCGCATTTCGTGGAAAAGGTGATCCCCGAATATCGCCGCTGGAACGTGCCGCTGATCGTCAGCATCTCGGCGGGCACGGCGGATGATTTCGCGCGGCTCTGCGCGCAGGTCAGCCAGCCGGGCGTCGCGGCGATCGAGGTCAATATCTCCTGTCCCAATATCGAAGAGGACGGCAAGGCTTTTGCCATGCGTCCCGAAACCACCACGCGCGCGATGGAGGCGTTGCGCGCTTCCTCCGATCTGCCGCTTTGGGCGAAGCTGTCGCCCAATACCGGCCAGACCGTCGAGGTGGCGCAGGCGGCCGAGGCAGCGGGGGCGGATGCGCTTGTCGTGGCCAACACGCTGCTGGCGATGGCCATTGATGTGGACAGCCGCAAGCCCCGTCTGGGCAATCTGATGGGCGGGCTGTCCGGGCCGTCGCTGAAGCCGATCACCCTGCGCATGGCCTATCAGGCGGCGCGCTCTGTCTCGATCCCGGTGATTGG
This genomic window from Paracoccus sediminicola contains:
- a CDS encoding TRAP transporter small permease — encoded protein: MQYLRRIERFVIVSLFLGMVTLFFANVVIRELFPAYASQMAWSEEAVRRANTVMVFLSLGLTLEAGRHIAVDTFRDRLPRMLRLPLLKLIDLTGLIFSLYMAWLAWGLARFVLGTGQRSPTLGIEIGWLYLAPMIGFLLLALRYLLSLSGRIDRFTPQGDAAAHDAANLGDA
- a CDS encoding dihydroorotate dehydrogenase, which encodes MADLTTQLGTLRLRNPIMPASGTFTDELSQVFDLGLIGAHVTKTITAETRGGNPTPRVCEVAGGMLNSIGIPSKGVAHFVEKVIPEYRRWNVPLIVSISAGTADDFARLCAQVSQPGVAAIEVNISCPNIEEDGKAFAMRPETTTRAMEALRASSDLPLWAKLSPNTGQTVEVAQAAEAAGADALVVANTLLAMAIDVDSRKPRLGNLMGGLSGPSLKPITLRMAYQAARSVSIPVIGCGGISSLDDVLEYLIAGAAAVQVGTASFIEPAIMPRLVHELESWMDARGIASLDGLVGSVRDDEAPDAMIFAEAAP
- a CDS encoding TRAP transporter substrate-binding protein; the encoded protein is MPLAIQRRAAVALITTALCLPALPTLAQEYVAKIGHLESPEQSRHVMLEKVAELVKERTGGEVEFQIFPQSQLGDQRTMTEGVQLGSLEATVAPAAFLGGFNPVVSILDIPYLLPTDPEEAEALREGPFGQALLDSFDSRGVVAVAQWPNGRKQMTSNKPLESVEDFTGQKFRVMDSRVLISQFDALGASAIALPFGELYTALQTGVVDGEENPLDTIQRMKFDEVQSHLVITDHGAMEDFVLFSPMFWESLPEEHRQTITDTFREVVPELVEHKEAAVDAALEDIRSRGNVAIREADEAERQALRDATYDAAVEAYLGLAGDEGQAVIDIYEAETGE
- a CDS encoding TRAP transporter large permease, which encodes MLIAIAAVAVLLLIAGFEMFLVLGLPTLLVKEGYFARLPDPAVVQKIFGGIDHTTLLAIPFFVLAANLMASGRIAKDLTGLMQALLGHTRGGMGHVTVGGSMAFGAVSGSAPATVAALGGLVYPEMRRTGFSERFSVGLLASSAETALLIPPSITFIVYGWMTGTSIAQLFAAGLAVGLVLGLAFAIMVEIEARRSGVRPAERTSAAQRLAALKAAIWAIGMPVIILGGIYSGMTTPTEAAVVSVVYAIVVEMLIYRDIGPRKLVSITEQAAIGTTVIFILLAMGGLISYFVTMAQVPAQITAALAAMEAGPVTFLIIVNILFLIAGMFIDPNSAMLILIPPLFPVAQSLGIDPVHFGMIVTLNISLGMITPPFGLDIFVTASTLKLPVLSVMRGVLPFIAVNVIVLLIVTYVPSISLFVPRLIFGG
- a CDS encoding potassium channel family protein, which produces MTPFRDLSEGLRAAFSSPRVRVLLALTAILIGGAAVFYHLVEGWGWIDAIYFSVITISTVGYGDFAPQTALGKIFTSVYVLFGLGLFVAAATAIGDSIIARANRDNDETP
- a CDS encoding dihydroorotate dehydrogenase electron transfer subunit codes for the protein MTRADFPIRQTELRVQSNDPVNDEYRLLILRAPADLMRMCRPGQFFHLLCPVTAGAAPFLRRPMSIYAALQDAGELQFLYKVTGLGTGTLATLREGDGLNVLGPLGNGFWLEDGWRHLLLVARGVGLATLAPLAHLARDTGRGITAICSARRADVLMSVDMFRGFGATVIPVTDEDGSSAPEAIRPVIDELVAAGRVDAMFTCGSNRLLRLCQQAGAAHGIPGQIALEQQMACGLGMCQCCVRSFRKPQGIRHLRVCAEGPVFDMTEAMEA
- a CDS encoding AI-2E family transporter; translated protein: MFKQSDPLRGLFGVVLSLLLVALIGRFMIAGKSFLLPIIIAVISVYVLTAATEALRGLALTRRFPEWSLRAIVLAGFLVVALWLGGIMVSTAGEVSDRMPEYQANISGLYDQITDMLGFTASPDLREVFDNLRASIPLEELAGVILGSISSAAGLLFMVVVYAIFLMSERRGFAHKVAVALPGGRAERAGQIIAQINGAISDYIAVKTLVNAMLGLISFCAMWAIGVDFALFWAILIALLNYIPYVGSMLGVVFPVVLSMAQFGSVQTTLLIAALLTGAQMWVGNVLEPRMVGQRVNLSPFVVLVALALWSSVWGIAGAILAIPLTSIIAIIMRSFDSTRPFAVLIAHDVTPFETAPDPRRI
- a CDS encoding helix-turn-helix domain-containing protein, giving the protein MQTDRDRIAALGERLRAYRLGTGLSPETLADRIGVSRAAMYRYESGQPIRVDKLARIAEVLGVSMATLLGAGSEYTSSPVTFFSRMQQLEEQADEITVLFGPVSYLLTTDGFDRLLPRVMAESIPAEAPSRTRSVQEIGTIMELLARRKEVWRRRRMAVRSIVSVAEIEQFLHYGFAGRADLGHGARETRRKVARDEVESILAMIEAPASGISVGVIEDSMPVGSFQLMRYGRTRVLVQSPFRLGTFANIRIGVAQLSAAEEAVRLHEEVIRNLWDNALKGAWAAARLRRVLSG